The Catellatospora citrea DNA segment TGAGCGCCGACCCCGACCGGCCCGACGACTTCCTGCGCTGGTGCCGGCAGCGCGACCCGCGCACCGGCCCGACCGACTTCGTGCCGCGCAGCTGGTACGGCGACTACCTGACCGAGACGCTGCGGGCGGCCGACGAGACCGCGCAGGGGCGGCTCACCGTGCAGCGCGGCCGGGTGGCGCGCATCTTCGAACCGTCCGGCCACGGCGGCCCGCTCACCGTGCTGCTCAGCGACGACGTGGTGATCCCCGCCGACCGGGTGGTGCTCGCGCTGGGCCACCCCGCCCCGTCCGCCCCGGCCCGGCTCGACGCCGCCGCGGCCCGCTCGGGGGCGTACGTGGCCGACCCGTGGCGGCCCGGCGCGCTGGACGACCTGCCCGAGGGCCCGATCCTGCTCATCGGCACCGGGCTGACCGCCGTCGACGTGGCGCTGACCCTGGCGAACGCGGGCCGGCACGACCTCACCGCGGTGTCCCGGCACGGCCTGCTGCCCCAGCCGCACCGCCGGCCGTCGGCAACCGGCTCCGACGCCGTCGCGGCACCGGTCACGGTGACGCAGGCGGCGTCCGCGCAGGTGCCGCCCGCGCAGGCGGTGCCGGCCGCGCTCCCCGAGCTGCTGGCCGCGGGCTCGCTCGCGGTGGTGCTGCGCACGCTGCGGCGGCTCGCCGCGGACACCGGCGACTGGCGGGCGGTGTTCGACGCGCTGCGGCCGCACTGGGACGCGCTGTGGCAGGGCCTGCCCGAGCCGGACCAGCGCCGCTTCCTGCGGCACCTGGCGCGCTACTGGGAGGTGCACCGGCACCGGATGGCGCCCGCGGTCGCGGACGGCATCGGTGCGCTGCGCGAGCGTGGCGCGCTGCGGGTGCGGGCGGCCGAGCTGTGCGGCATCGAGGCTGCCGACGAGGGGGTACGCGTGGTGCTGCGCGAGCGGCACGGCGGCGCGATCACCGCGCCGACGTTCGCCGCGGTGGTCAACTGCACCGGGCCGGGACGCATCGTCGAGTCGGACCCGCTGGTCCGGGCGCTGGTCGCGGAGGGCATGGCCCGGCCGGGCCCGTACCGCCTGGGGCTGGACACCGACCCGCACGGCGCGCTGCTGCGCCGGGACGGCTCGGCGCACCCGGCGCTGTGGACGCTCGGCCCGACCCGGCGCGGCGTGCTCTGGGAGACCACCGCCGCGCCCGAGATCAGGACACAGGCCCGCGCGCTCGCCGTCGCGCTGGGCGACGCGGGGCACGACCGTGCGCCGATCGCGGAGTGCGTGGAGTCCTAGACCGTCCGCGGCGGCGGCTGTGGGCGAACATTTCACAGCCGCTGCTGCCGACGCCTCCTCCGGCAGCTTGCTAGGGTCGGCTTTGTGTCCACCGAGACCAGCATCCAGATCCCGCGCACGGCGTACGAGGTCGAGCGGTTCACGCTCCCCAACGGTTTGCGCGTCGTGCTCAGCCCGGACCGCAGCGCACCGGTGATCGGTGTCGCGGTCGTCTACGACGTGGGAATCCGGTCCGAGCCGCAGGGCCGCACCGGCTTCGCCCACCTCTTCGAACACCTGATGTTCCAGGGCTCGGCCAACCTGGAGAAGCTGGCCCACTTCCGGCATGTGCAGGGAGCGGGCGGCACCTTCAACGGCTCCACCCATCTGGACTACACCGACTACTTCGAG contains these protein-coding regions:
- a CDS encoding FAD/NAD(P)-binding protein, yielding MGIAVVVGGGCSGVLATRELLRTGWHVVLVDPGARPGRGLAYSTAAPWHLLNSPAAAMSADPDRPDDFLRWCRQRDPRTGPTDFVPRSWYGDYLTETLRAADETAQGRLTVQRGRVARIFEPSGHGGPLTVLLSDDVVIPADRVVLALGHPAPSAPARLDAAAARSGAYVADPWRPGALDDLPEGPILLIGTGLTAVDVALTLANAGRHDLTAVSRHGLLPQPHRRPSATGSDAVAAPVTVTQAASAQVPPAQAVPAALPELLAAGSLAVVLRTLRRLAADTGDWRAVFDALRPHWDALWQGLPEPDQRRFLRHLARYWEVHRHRMAPAVADGIGALRERGALRVRAAELCGIEAADEGVRVVLRERHGGAITAPTFAAVVNCTGPGRIVESDPLVRALVAEGMARPGPYRLGLDTDPHGALLRRDGSAHPALWTLGPTRRGVLWETTAAPEIRTQARALAVALGDAGHDRAPIAECVES